A window from Setaria italica strain Yugu1 chromosome VIII, Setaria_italica_v2.0, whole genome shotgun sequence encodes these proteins:
- the LOC111258317 gene encoding uncharacterized protein LOC111258317 has product MQILDKSPIPPGGFTNFIQPHMSQNFHFVGGHAQFTTFKPPRTMEDTPSEEEIGTPLSSTKRNKYVTVDSGDDLELPRTEKRILWTQEEDVRLMSSWLHNSTDSSIGTDRKNEQYWYDVADTYNETTPSHRRRNAGSGRDHKNCKLRTVGIRSGGYGRNPKTRTWTQEQWQKKSKKEALEKKAKGKDIDQTELEELNTFGKIQADEHANRLKVLEVQKKLSSEKIERAKLAHLAAKEKKEAAKAQREARKLEVEARMFETYNRLLAIDVALMSDEDKLEHANTMKCLKKTLFSYYN; this is encoded by the exons ATGCAGATACT GGATAAAAGTCCTATACCTCCTGGTGGCTTCACAAACTTTATCCAACCTCATATGTCGcaaaattttcattttgttggGGGTCATGCTCAGTTTACCACATTCAAACCGCCGCGCACTATGGAAGATACACcatcagaagaagaaataggcactCCTCTTTCATCAACCAAAAGAAATAAGTATGTGACTGTTGACAGCGGGGATGACTTAGAGTTACCTAGGACTGAGAAGCGAATCCTTTGGACACAAGAAGAAGATGTCAGGCTG ATGAGCTCATGGCTGCACAATTcaacggactcaagcataggcaCTGATAGGAAGAATGAACAATATTGGTATGATGTTGCTGACACCTACAATGAGACAACCCCAAGTCATAGGAGAAGAAATGCTGGTTCGGGAAGAGATCATAAAAATTGTAAACTAAGGACCGTTGGCATAAG ATCTGGAGGATATGGAAGAAATCCCAAGACCAGAACATGGACCCAAGAACAATggcaaaaaaaatctaaaaaggaAGCACTTGAAAAGAAAGCCAAAGGGAAGGATATTGACCAAACAGAACTTGAGGAATTGAATACATTTGGAAAAATTCAAGCTGATGAACATGCAAACCGGCTGAAGGTATTGGAAGTACAAAAGAAACTATCATCCGAGAAGATTGAACGAGCAAAGCTTGCCCACCTAGCAGCAAAGGAGAAAAAGGAGGCAGCAAAGGCGCAAAGGGAGGCAAGAAAATTAGAAGTTGAAGCTAGGATGTTTGAGACATATAACCGCCTTCTCGCAATTGACGTAGCATTGATGTCCGATGAAGATAAGTTGGAGCATGCAAATACAATGAAGTGTTTGAAGAAGACATTATTTTCATATTACAACTGA
- the LOC101756729 gene encoding LOW QUALITY PROTEIN: putative disease resistance protein RGA1 (The sequence of the model RefSeq protein was modified relative to this genomic sequence to represent the inferred CDS: deleted 2 bases in 1 codon; substituted 1 base at 1 genomic stop codon) — translation MADLGGMLASAILKVVYQKISLAIEEQIKLQADFIDDLEGMKMTLESVAALLNDAERRSIEDETVWVWLKRLKDAMYGIDDMIDEFEAATKPATSKLIAMIPCLTVVPKIKMANKMKTMRRKLEEITRQHKDFSFTPSSTTNDEQVTDTRETSSAVEEALVVGRTGEKQKILASLSSENLTREITILPIYGFGGIGKTTLAKLVFGDAQFNDYSRVWVYVSQVFHLKKIGNSIISQVSNGDSYIIQNQMINKRLQELLAGKKILVVLDDMWRDRDNERQLDDLRAMLRVGEGSKVVVVVTTRDEAIAKELCTIEPHKLAPLTDDMCWTIIKQKSAFESKDCKEQLEHIGRCIAMRCGGVALAAQSLGYMLRSMTFDEWKSVRDSDIWNVSATRDARSPQHKVLASLRLSYNSMPPYLKLCFGYCATFPKGYNIAKGGLIHQWISLGFIEPPSILSTWQLSENYVRQLLGLSFLQVLKSPSIARLHHEDGIMLTMHDLVHDLARSVMVHEVLDATNNQCTGGSYCRYALLNDCSKPLELYTCSPAKIRAMRFLDCPTIEPCGDAFSSAKSLRVLDLSGCSILRLQDSISKLNQLRYLSAPRIPSQIIPNCIAKLSKLIYLNLSGSMISALPESIGEIKGLMHLDISDCVLIKNLPESFVNLKKLVHLDMLNCCQLRGVSKALVGLTNIHYLNLEPTNLSLRPEFENILPLEGITEVIYDLVELRCLGLSWTMHSIFGHNGLHETFSFIDRICTLSNLEHLDLSCNCSIVCVPESIGRLSKLHTLNLLNCTRLTRLPKCIIKMDSLKILNVTGCSELDKSTLSRSKMFALLPHFVVHTDDGESSSNIGLLRHANPNELHISSLDNVKSTEEVQSIKLTGKHGIYDLKLEWTRDAKRSVEDVEVLGELVPPNTLRTFYMKGYNSVTFPSWFGXLGINLHLPHLIQIEMWDLCKCSILPPLGQLPNLQDLVLGGMDNITIIEEDFCGGVRAFPRLKKFCLCSMENLEVWRTTYSHGKGGVFMFPNLVELLICDCPKLRLKPCPPRAKKWEIENSDNVLSAWGETCASSSVSLTDVFVTVKSSKVPLDQWMLLHHLPTITELSIICCTDLACSSPEIIQDLSFIRSLWLKDNAQPEVPKWLGDLTSLQELLITEWTELSDLQERMRHLTSLEELSLYQCPSITELPEWLGDLAALKEIVISDCRGIKYLPKSVFKVSNLKEISIYDCPELADWCELEENKKKLAHICWKAKLLG, via the exons ATGGCGGACCTAGGAGGCATGCTCGCCTCTGCCATCCTCAAAGTTGTGTACCAAAAGATCAGTTTGGCCATCGAAGAGCAGATCAAGCTGCAGGCGGATTTCATCGACGATCTGGAGGGGATGAAGATGACACTCGAGTCTGTGGCGGCCTTGCTCAACGATGCGGAAAGGCGGTCGATTGAGGATGAAACAGTGTGGGTGTGGCTGAAACGCCTCAAGGATGCAATGTATGGCATCGACGACATGATCGACGAGTTTGAAGCCGCCACAAAACCAGCTACATCAAAG TTGATAGCTATGATCCCCTGTCTCACGGTTGTCCCTAAGATTAAAATGGCTAATAAGATGAAGACAATGAGAAGAAAATTGGAGGAGATCACAAGACAACACAAGGATTTCAGTTTCACGCCTAGCAGTACCACCAATGATGAACAAGTTACTGATACGAGGGAAACATCATCCGCTGTTGAAGAAGCATTAGTTGTAGGCAGGACGGGAGAGAAACAGAAAATTTTGGCCTCCTTGTCGTCTGAGAACCTGACGCGAGAGATCACGATCCTTCCTATATATGGCTTTGGAGGCATCGGCAAGACAACCTTGGCAAAATTGGTATTTGGTGACGCCCAGTTCAATGATTACTCTCGAGTATGGGTATATGTGTCCCAGGTCTTTCACTTGAAAAAGATTGGCAACTCTATAATTTCACAAGTATCTAATGGTGACAGCTACATAATTCAAAATCAGATGATAAATAAGCGTCTTCAAGAACTACTAGCTGGTAAGAAGATTCTGGTTGTATTAGATGACATGTGGAGGGATAGGGACAATGAACGCCAACTGGATGATTTGAGGGCTATGCTAAGGGTTGGAGAGGGCAGCAAAGTGGTTGTCGTAGTAACCACACGTGACGAAGCCATCGCAAAGGAACTTTGTACCATTGAACCACACAAACTAGCTCCACTAACAGATGACATGTGCTGGACTATAATAAAGCAAAAGAGTGCCTTTGAATCTAAAGATTGCAAAGAACAGTTAGAGCACATAGGAAGGTGCATTGCAATGAGATGTGGGGGTGTGGCTTTGGCCGCTCAATCACTTGGATACATGTTGCGATCCATGACTTTTGATGAATGGAAGTCAGTGAGAGACAGTGATATCTGGAATGTTTCTGCTACCAGAGATGCACGTTCTCCACAACATAAGGTGCTTGCATCCTTGAGGTTAAGTTACAACAGTATGCCACCATACTTGAAGCTATGCTTTGGCTACTGTGCAACCTTTCCAAAAGGTTACAACATAGCTAAAGGTGGTCTAATTCACCAATGGATCTCTCTGGGTTTCATTGAGCCACCAAGCATATTATCCACTTGGCAACTGAGTGAAAATTATGTTCGGCAGCTTTTGGGGTTGTCCTTCCTCCAAGTTTTAAAGTCACCTTCG ATTGCTCGATTGCATCATGAAGATGGCATTATGCTCACCATGCACGACCTGGTGCATGATTTGGCAAGATCAGTCATGGTTCATGAAGTTTTGGATGCAACCAACAATCAGTGTACTGGGGGAAGCTACTGTCGCTATGCATTGCTTAATGATTGTAGCAAGCCGTTGGAGTTGTACACATGTTCTCCAGCAAAAATAAGGGCTATGCGCTTTCTGGATTGTCCCACAATTGAACCATGCGGTGATGCATTTTCATCTGCTAAATCCTTGCGAGTCTTGGATTTAAGCGGGTGCTCCATATTGAGGTTGCAAGATTCTATTAGTAAACTGAACCAATTGAGGTATCTGAGTGCTCCACGGATCCCTAGTCAAATTATTCCCAATTGTATCGCCAAGCTCTCCAAATTAATATACCTAAACCTAAGCGGGTCTATGATATCAGCACTGCCAGAGTCAATTGGTGAAATCAAAGGTCTGATGCACCTTGATATCTCAGATTGTGTGCTTATAAAAAATCTACCAGAGTCATTTGTGAACCTCAAAAAGTTGGTACATCTGGATATGTTAAACTGCTGTCAGCTTAGAGGTGTATCGAAAGCTTTGGTCGGCCTTACCAATATCCATTATttgaatt TGGAGCCGACGAACTTATCGCTTCGACCAGAATTTGAAAACATTTTACCTCTCGAGGGGATCACAGAAGTCATCTATGATCTTGTTGAACTCCGATGTTTAGGTCTATCATGGACAATGCATTCTATCTTTGGCCATAATGGCTTACATGAAACATTCAGTTTCATTGACCGCATTTGTACCCTTTCCAATCTAGAACATCTGGACTTATCCTGTAATTGCAGTATTGTCTGTGTGCCTGAAAGTATTGGCAGACTCAGCAAGCTGCATACACTGAACCTCTTGAACTGCACAAGGCTAACAAGGCTTCCAAAATGTATTATAAAAATGGATAGCCTGAAGATTCTGAATGTGACTGGCTGCTCTGAATTGGACAAGTCTACACTCTCTCGATCCAAGATGTTTGCCTTGTTGCCACACTTTGTAGTCCATACTGATGATGGTGAATCTAGCAGCAATATTGGTCTGCTCCGTCATGCAAATCCTAATGAGCTGCACATAAGTAGCCTTGATAATGTGAAGTCTACAGAAGAAGTCCAGAGTATAAAGCTAACGGGAAAACATGGGATTTACGACTTGAAGCTTGAGTGGACTAGAGATGCCAAGAGGTCTGTGGAGGATGTGGAAGTGCTTGGAGAGCTTGTACCACCCAACACCTTAAGGACATTTTATATGAAAGGTTATAATAGTGTGACATTTCCATCCTGGTTT GGGTAATTGGGTATTAATCTTCATCTCCCTCATCTTATCCAGATTGAAATGTGGGATTTATGTAAATGCAGCATCCTACCACCACTTGGCCAGTTACCAAATCTGCAAGATCTAGTTTTGGGAGGAATGGACAACATTACGATAATTGAAGAAGATTTCTGTGGTGGCGTGAGAGCCTTTCCACGACTGAAGAAATTTTGTCTATGCAGCATGGAAAACCTGGAAGTGTGGAGAACAACATATTCCCATGGCAAGGGTGGTGTGTTCATGTTCCCCAACCTTGTGGAACTCTTAATATGTGATTGCCCAAAGCTGAGACTGAAACCGTGCCCACCTAGAGCTAAGAAATGGGAGATAGAGAACAGCGATAATGTGTTATCAGCATGGGGAGAAACATGCGCTTCCTCCTCTGTTTCACTAACAGATGTGTTTGTGACCGTGAAATCAAGCAAGGTGCCTTTGGACCAGTGGATGTTGCTTCACCACCTTCCTACCATCACTGAGTTAAGCATTATTTGTTGCACTGACCTGGCATGCAGCTCCCCAGAGATCATACAAGACCTCTCCTTTATCCGATCCCTGTGGCTAAAAGACAATGCTCAGCCAGAAGTTCCAAAATGGTTGGGTGACCTCACCTCTCTGCAAGAGTTGCTGATCACAGAGTGGACAGAGCTGAGTGACTTGCAAGAGAGAATGCGGCACCTCACCTCTCTCGAGGAGCTGTCTTTGTATCAGTGTCCAAGCATTACAGAGCTTCCAGAATGGCTGGGCGATCTTGCCGCTCTCAAAGAAATTGTGATCTCAGACTGCAGGGGCATCAAGTATTTGCCAAAGAGCGTATTCAAGGTCAGTAATCTGAAAGAAATAAGTATTTACGACTGCCCTGAATTGGCTGATTGGTGTGAATtagaggaaaacaagaagaagctCGCTCACATTTGCTGGAAAG ctaagcttttgggttga